The following proteins are co-located in the Alcaligenes faecalis genome:
- a CDS encoding glycosyltransferase family 4 protein: MLLIHSLGGGGAERVAVDLSAAWLARGYRVSLVTQAGRDRDAYTVAEGVERHVLGTAGSSRGRLDALWKNWRRVRRVRSLIRQTKPDVVLGMMTTSSVLAISAAKGLPCKVIATEHTHPPSQSLSSFWQKARLRTYPQAHAVIALTAGTADWLREHVPGSQVQVIPNAVRWPMDRAEPVVPVPERPEGRKRLLAVGRLHPVKGFDTLIESFALLSNYFPDWDLLILGEGEQRAPLEARIAELELQERIALPGRVGNMADWYEQSDLYVLSSRMEGLSNSLLEAMASGLTAVAFDCDTGPREIIRANIDGVLVRPIEDVEALAAHLSDLMSNEDKRQRLARRATDVRDRFSSARVLALWQQVLEQCWRRP, encoded by the coding sequence ATGCTGCTTATTCACTCTTTGGGTGGGGGCGGGGCAGAACGTGTTGCCGTCGATTTAAGCGCAGCCTGGCTGGCGCGTGGTTATCGAGTGTCTTTGGTGACCCAGGCTGGCCGTGATAGGGATGCATATACCGTGGCAGAGGGCGTAGAACGTCACGTGTTGGGGACGGCAGGCAGTAGCCGTGGCCGTCTGGATGCCTTGTGGAAGAACTGGCGCCGAGTGCGCCGGGTTCGCTCGTTGATACGCCAGACCAAGCCCGATGTGGTGCTGGGCATGATGACAACCTCCTCTGTGCTGGCCATTTCCGCCGCCAAAGGCTTGCCCTGCAAGGTGATTGCGACCGAGCATACGCATCCTCCGTCCCAGTCCTTGTCCTCTTTCTGGCAAAAGGCCCGTTTGCGTACTTATCCGCAAGCCCATGCGGTGATCGCGTTGACGGCTGGTACCGCAGACTGGTTGCGCGAGCATGTGCCCGGTAGTCAGGTGCAGGTGATCCCCAATGCCGTGCGCTGGCCTATGGACCGAGCCGAGCCAGTAGTGCCGGTGCCCGAGCGGCCAGAAGGACGCAAACGCTTATTGGCCGTAGGGCGACTGCACCCGGTCAAGGGTTTTGACACCCTGATCGAATCCTTTGCTTTGTTATCCAACTATTTTCCCGACTGGGATCTGCTTATTTTGGGCGAAGGCGAACAACGCGCTCCCCTGGAGGCACGGATTGCGGAACTGGAGCTGCAAGAGCGGATTGCGTTGCCCGGTCGGGTCGGCAATATGGCGGATTGGTACGAACAGTCTGATCTGTATGTGCTTAGCTCTCGTATGGAGGGTTTGTCCAACAGTTTGCTGGAAGCCATGGCCAGTGGTCTGACGGCGGTCGCCTTTGATTGCGACACCGGTCCGCGTGAGATCATCCGCGCCAATATCGACGGTGTCTTGGTACGCCCGATCGAGGATGTGGAGGCTCTGGCAGCGCATTTATCCGATCTGATGTCCAACGAGGACAAACGCCAGAGGCTAGCGCGCCGTGCCACCGATGTGCGCGACCGCTTTTCCTCGGCTCGGGTTCTGGCGCTGTGGCAGCAAGTATTGGAACAGTGTTGGCGTCGGCCTTAA